One genomic segment of Triplophysa rosa linkage group LG22, Trosa_1v2, whole genome shotgun sequence includes these proteins:
- the tctn1 gene encoding tectonic-1: MAALCCLLILAFLKTALCIEHANTTESINITLKDANDTFSDREDSLNFTELGITPTPSSFPDSSESVTAFPDQTESTDTSIPNTTPDVPRSALPLPVSGVLPVPVIEVVKLCPCNLQTGQCDINCCCDPDCTEEVSLFTDCSIKTVSSDPRLCQKDTVVYSINTTADGLSRVQSSVQQEVNPDVFCIQSANYEEGMSFGAPEIPTEENFDSLFGQFVGFFFGRSRDTSAQSSAIGNVPGYLCGDVMQTVNEAGEQESFPFPASAATAHCLDANPAAFLKDQTSRCVRSFDLGQDCSSLEALDLRAYITFKIRTGKNEEAKVIGAEVSAITLESLEGTWTSVDPAESAVYFPVLLESGDVCNNVVKQVKYIFRYSEAGEILSVMASFLLGAIKSIMVPIQQEFQITFLQEITSTAGMRFSGNPGYVVGLPLVAGTRTADGVVQSTDPKGSLTILQNSGEQDCLLGSSRRSPVLFGIDMVSGCTFRLSDAVNCSLLSEVILSVLKGQNFPDHVASFGNSLPQNTLDWVPIQIQTITTSTQTCSIPQSYHLEVKWTKYGTLVNPQAHIVSIMETVLTNTSSLALLTSAGGLLSVTASVSFVDVSASPSPGFKVPPTIDAKLPVDFFFPFV; this comes from the exons ATGGCGGCGTTGTGTTGTCTTcttattttagcatttttaaaaaCCGCCCTGTGCATTGAACACGCGAATACCACCGAAAGCATTAATATCACACTAAAGGATGCAAACGACACATTTTCTGACCGGGAAGACTCGCTTAATTTCACGGAGTTGGGAATCACTCCCACTCCGTCTTCTTTCCCAGATTCATCCGAATCTGTGACAGCATTTCCCGATCAAACCGAGTCCACAGACACTTCTATCCCCAACACGACCCCCGATGTACCGCGATCAGCACTGCCCCTGCCCGTCTCTGGTGTCCTCCCTGTTCCGGTAATTGAAG TCGTCAAATTGTGTCCATGCAACTTACAAACTGGTCAGTGTGACATCAACTGTTGCTGTGATCCAGACTGCACAGAGGAAGTGTCCCTATTCACTGACTGTTCAATAAAGACAGTCAG TAGTGACCCCAGATTGTGCCAAAAGGATACAGTTGTTTATTCCATCAACACCACAGCAGATGGTTTGTCTCGTGTCCAGTCGTCTGTTCAGCAGGAGGTCAACCCTGATGTCTTCTGCATTCAATCTGCCAACT ATGAAGAAGGAATGTCATTTGGCGCTCCTGAAATTCCCACTGAGGAAAATTTCGACTCCCTTTTTGGTCAATTTGTGGGATTTTTCTTCGGCCGCTCCAGGGACACCAGTGCACAGAGCTCTGCAATAGGAAATGTTCCAGGATATCTG TGCGGTGATGTCATGCAAACAGTGAATGAGGCTGGTGAGCAGGAGTCTTTCCCCTTTCCTGCCTCTGCGGCTACAGCTCACTGCTTAGATGCAAACCCTGCAG CTTTTCTCAAAGACCAGACAAGCAGATGTGTGAGAAGCTTTGATTTGGGACAGGATTGCTCATCACTCGAGGCTCTAGACCTCAGAGCCTATATCACTTTCAAGATCCGTACT GGAAAGAATGAAGAAGCTAAA GTTATAGGTGCGGAAGTGTCCGCCATCACCCTGGAATCTTTGGAAGGCACGTGGACGTCAGTGGACCCTGCTGAAAGTGCTGTCTATTTCCCTGTGCTCCTGGAGTCTGGTGATGTCTGCAACAATGTTGTAAAGCAg GTGAAATACATATTTAGGTACAGTGAAGCTGGTGAAATTCTTAGTGTAATGGCATCATTTTTGCTGGGAGCCATTAAAAGCATCATGGTGCCCATACAACAAGAGTTTCAGATTACATTCCTGCAG GAGATCACAAGCACAGCAGGGATGAGATTCAGTGGCAATCCTGGTTATGTGGTGGGACTGCCTCTTGTGGCAGGAACGAGAACAGCAGA TGGAGTTGTTCAGAGCACTGACCCAAAAGGTTCACTAACTATCCTCCAGAACTCTGGAGAGCAGGATTGCTTGCTCGGCTCGTCCCGGCGGTCCCCTGTCCTGTTCGGGATAGACATGGTATCGGGCTGCACTTTCAG GCTTTCTGATGCAGTTAATTGTTCCTTGTTATCTGAAGTCATTTTGTCAGTGCTGAAAGGACAGAACTTCCCTGACCATGTGGCCTCCTTTGGAAATTCCCTGCCTCAAAACACTCTGGACTGGGTCCCAATACAGATCCAAACCATAACAACG AGCACGCAAACATGCAGCATCCCACAGTCTTACCACCTTGAAGTAAAGTGGACCAAGTATGGAACCTTGGTGAATCCCCAGGCTCACATCGTAAGCATCATGGAAACAGTCCTTACTAATACCAGTAGTTTG GCCCTGCTTACCAGTGCTGGTGGCCTACTGTCTGTCACAGCCTCTGTGAGCTTTGTTGACGTGTCTGCGTCTCCCAGTCCAGGATTTAAAGTTCCTCCCACAATTGATGCTAAATTACCTGTTGACTTCTTCTTTCCATTTGTATGA